Part of the Catalinimonas alkaloidigena genome is shown below.
TTATTTTAAATACACTAAGAAGAAATATGGCGAAGGGAGACGAATTTTCAGAATGTCCCCCCTGCACCATCATTATCAGAAAGGGGGGTTGCACGAAGCTAAAATCGTAACTCGCTTCTGGTTGGTAGGACTCATGCTGGCAATTTTAACACTGGTAACGCTCAAAATACGATAGTTATGATCAGGGTTTTGGCAAAGCGATATTTACAGGGAGATCCGGTAATCTGGATGGTAGTATTACTGCTTTCGGCAGCAGGTGTGCTGGTGGTATACAGTACTACCAGTACCCTGGCATATCGATTACAGGGCGGTAATACCGAATACTATTTGTTCAAGCATCTTACCTTGCTGATGATCAGCCTGCTGGTAATGTATGTAGTGCATAAGGCCAACTATAGGATATTTGCCCGGGTATCAACATTTGCGCTTTGGCTGTCTGTACCTCTTTTACTCTTTACCTGGATGTACGGTAATACCATCAACCAGGCTTCGCGCTGGATCACTATCCCGTTGGTCAATCAGGCTTTTCAGCCCTCTGATTTGGCTAAGCTGGCCCTGATCACGCACCTGGCAGGTATGTTATCCCGTCGTCAGCAGGCGATTAATAACTTTAGAGCTACGCTAATACCAGTACTTTGCTGGTGTGGTGGCATTTGTGCGTTGATTGCGCTATCCGACATTTCTACCGCAGCTATGTTGTTCGCCACCTGTATGTTACTGATGTTCATCGGCCGGGTACCACTCAAGTATCTGTTTATGCTGGTACTGGTAGGTGGTTTGTTTGGAAGTGCCGCCCTCTTCTTGGGGCAGCGTGCCGAAACTGCCAGAAGTCGTCTGGAGTATTTTATTGACCGGGAAGAAGAGCCTTTTCAGGCAGTACAATCATATATCGCCATTGCTACCGGCGGGCTAAAGGGCAAGGGCTGGGGCAATAGCGATCAGCGCAATATTTTGCCGCATTCTTATTCCGACTTTGTATTCGCCATTATAGTAGAAGAGTATGGTTTAGTAGGGGGCGTTGTAGTGA
Proteins encoded:
- a CDS encoding FtsW/RodA/SpoVE family cell cycle protein codes for the protein MIRVLAKRYLQGDPVIWMVVLLLSAAGVLVVYSTTSTLAYRLQGGNTEYYLFKHLTLLMISLLVMYVVHKANYRIFARVSTFALWLSVPLLLFTWMYGNTINQASRWITIPLVNQAFQPSDLAKLALITHLAGMLSRRQQAINNFRATLIPVLCWCGGICALIALSDISTAAMLFATCMLLMFIGRVPLKYLFMLVLVGGLFGSAALFLGQRAETARSRLEYFIDREEEPFQAVQSYIAIATGGLKGKGWGNSDQRNILPHSYSDFVFAIIVEEYGLVGGVVVILLYLTLLYRGMQAVSKSDRAFGGLLSAGLSFAIVIQAMINMGVAVGLGPITGLPLPLVSMGGTSLLFTGIALGIILSTSKQKEEESKYQLG